The following coding sequences are from one Microbacterium wangchenii window:
- a CDS encoding GlxA family transcriptional regulator, translating into MKTVAVIVQDGFAPFEFGVACEAFGLDRTADGIPNFDFRIVTPDPGAVASKMPFSINIENDLSFAYEADLVVVSPTTPEYWAHVDERVLEVIRHAVAREAWVLSLCSGSFLLAAAGVLDGRRATTHWMYAQRMAEMYPSADVDPDVLYVQDGRIITSAGTAAGLDACLHLLRQELGAEMTNTIARRMVVPPQRDGGQAQFIDKPLPVAASMSLAPVSDWMLQNLRADLSVDQLAARAHMSPRTFARRFKADFGATPAAWLSRQRILHAQRLLEKTDLGLDRIAYESGFGSAAVLRQNFARTLGLTPTAYRSRFRHVTEDQAA; encoded by the coding sequence ATGAAGACCGTCGCAGTGATCGTGCAGGACGGATTCGCCCCGTTCGAATTCGGCGTCGCATGCGAGGCGTTCGGACTGGACCGGACGGCCGACGGGATTCCCAACTTCGACTTCCGCATCGTCACGCCCGATCCCGGCGCCGTGGCATCCAAGATGCCGTTCTCGATCAATATCGAGAACGACCTGTCCTTCGCCTATGAAGCCGACCTGGTCGTGGTGTCGCCGACGACGCCGGAGTACTGGGCACACGTGGACGAACGCGTGCTCGAGGTCATACGGCACGCGGTCGCGCGCGAAGCATGGGTCCTCAGTCTGTGCAGCGGGTCGTTTCTCCTGGCCGCCGCGGGTGTGCTCGACGGCCGCCGCGCCACCACCCACTGGATGTACGCGCAGCGGATGGCCGAGATGTACCCGAGCGCGGACGTCGACCCCGACGTGCTGTACGTCCAAGACGGGCGCATCATCACGAGCGCCGGCACGGCGGCGGGCTTGGATGCGTGCCTGCACCTGCTGCGACAGGAGCTGGGTGCGGAGATGACCAACACGATCGCGCGGCGCATGGTGGTCCCGCCGCAGCGCGACGGCGGCCAGGCGCAGTTCATCGACAAGCCTCTTCCGGTGGCGGCATCCATGTCGCTCGCGCCGGTCAGCGACTGGATGCTGCAGAACCTTCGGGCCGATCTCTCGGTCGACCAGCTCGCCGCCCGCGCGCACATGTCTCCGCGGACCTTCGCGCGCCGGTTCAAGGCCGACTTCGGTGCCACGCCCGCCGCATGGCTCTCTCGGCAGCGCATCCTGCACGCGCAGCGGCTGCTGGAGAAGACCGACCTGGGCCTCGACCGGATCGCATACGAGAGCGGCTTCGGCTCCGCGGCGGTCCTGCGGCAGAACTTCGCGCGCACCCTCGGCCTCACGCCGACCGCCTACCGGTCGCGCTTCCGCCACGTGACCGAGGACCAGGCCGCCTGA
- a CDS encoding glucose-6-phosphate dehydrogenase, which produces MAAETTTLLILGASGDLTSRLLLPALGQLLAREPGRRIHLRGAGIDELDDEAWREIVRASFATTDSAGAFDAVADTTYTRADITSPDDLTALLAGNEGRVALYFAVPPAVAERACEALTGVDVPEGLILALEKPFGSDEASARRLNETLRRIVPESQVFRIDHFLGRSTTLNLVGIRLANRLIEPVWSAEHIESVLIRYDETLGLEGRAGYYDRAGALVDMIQSHLLQVLAILAMEPPATLDERDFRDATAAVLRATHVWNDDPTASSRRARYTAGSIGDRELPAYVDEPGVDAANQTETLAEMVCEVRTERWRGVPITLRSGKALDDADREVIVRFRPVRHLPDGLTGSTEPSVLRFSLGPDRVALELNLNGGDDPFELERASLRAELGAGALKAYAEVLSGILDGDATLAVRGDVAEECWRIVQPVRDAWRADEVPLDEYRAGSERPDSWPRHPDGALGRS; this is translated from the coding sequence CTCCCGGCCCTCGGGCAGCTCCTCGCGCGCGAACCGGGCCGCCGCATCCACCTGCGCGGTGCCGGCATCGACGAGCTGGACGACGAGGCGTGGCGCGAGATCGTCCGCGCCTCCTTCGCCACCACCGACTCCGCCGGCGCTTTCGACGCCGTTGCCGACACCACCTACACCCGCGCCGACATCACCTCCCCCGACGACCTGACCGCTCTGCTGGCCGGTAACGAGGGCCGCGTGGCCCTGTACTTCGCCGTCCCGCCGGCCGTCGCCGAACGCGCATGCGAGGCCCTCACGGGCGTGGACGTGCCGGAGGGGCTCATCCTGGCGCTGGAGAAGCCGTTCGGCAGCGACGAAGCGAGCGCGCGGCGGCTGAACGAGACGCTGCGGCGGATCGTCCCTGAGTCGCAGGTGTTCCGCATCGACCACTTCCTGGGGCGGTCCACGACGCTCAACCTCGTCGGGATCCGACTGGCCAACCGCCTCATCGAGCCGGTGTGGTCGGCCGAGCACATCGAGTCCGTCCTCATCCGCTACGACGAGACGCTCGGACTCGAAGGCCGGGCAGGCTACTACGACCGGGCCGGCGCTCTCGTGGACATGATCCAGAGTCACCTGCTGCAGGTGCTCGCGATCCTCGCGATGGAACCGCCCGCGACCTTGGATGAGAGGGACTTCCGGGATGCCACGGCGGCGGTGCTGCGCGCCACGCACGTGTGGAACGACGATCCGACGGCCTCCTCACGCCGCGCCCGCTATACGGCGGGGTCGATCGGCGACCGCGAGCTCCCTGCATACGTGGACGAGCCCGGGGTGGATGCGGCCAACCAGACCGAGACGCTCGCCGAGATGGTCTGCGAGGTGCGGACGGAGCGCTGGCGCGGCGTGCCCATCACGCTGCGCTCAGGGAAGGCCCTGGACGACGCCGATCGCGAGGTCATCGTCCGCTTCCGCCCGGTGCGGCATCTGCCGGACGGTCTGACCGGCAGCACCGAGCCGTCGGTGCTGCGCTTCTCGCTCGGGCCCGACCGCGTGGCGCTGGAGCTGAACCTCAACGGCGGCGACGATCCCTTCGAGCTGGAGCGCGCGTCGCTGCGCGCGGAGCTCGGCGCGGGAGCGCTGAAGGCCTACGCCGAGGTGCTGTCGGGGATCCTCGACGGTGACGCCACGCTGGCTGTCCGCGGGGATGTCGCCGAGGAGTGCTGGCGGATCGTGCAGCCGGTGCGGGACGCGTGGCGCGCGGACGAGGTGCCGCTGGACGAGTACCGGGCCGGCAGCGAGCGCCCCGACTCGTGGCCGCGGCATCCGGACGGCGCGCTCGGCCGCTCGTAG
- a CDS encoding FAD-dependent oxidoreductase: protein MPDVIVVGAGPVGTLLSAELARRGVDVAVVERRTDPSEGSRAIGVHAPVLAALEESGATERLLAQAQRVTSGQARSGGRVLGVVRFDRLSRRFPFVATLPQPATHRALAADAPAPIVGEVTALRGGTHPAVVFRADGVERELSARVVVLAAGPRSRSLLYRPEAVRVQPYPDRYVMADVGTGGPEYAVVHLDREGVLESFPLPGGQRRYVAPAPSGLDDPTARAAVLRAALHARGEHAAAEEIAAADGFAIRRTVAPRMRRGALLAIGDAAHEVSPMGGQGMNLGLLDAVTLAPLVARWVRSGEAPDADLARWERRRRASARVSGVIATMNTFLGRPASARMDAGRRTAMRAALATPAGTLLAHAYAMGFDRDA from the coding sequence ATGCCTGACGTCATCGTGGTCGGCGCCGGCCCTGTGGGCACGCTGCTCTCGGCCGAACTCGCCCGGCGCGGCGTCGACGTCGCCGTCGTGGAGCGACGGACGGACCCCTCCGAAGGGTCGCGCGCGATCGGCGTGCACGCGCCGGTGCTCGCCGCACTGGAGGAATCCGGCGCCACCGAACGCCTGCTCGCTCAGGCGCAGCGGGTCACGAGCGGTCAGGCCCGCTCGGGCGGCCGCGTGCTGGGCGTCGTGCGTTTCGACCGGCTCTCGCGGCGCTTCCCGTTCGTCGCGACCCTGCCGCAGCCCGCGACGCACCGGGCACTGGCAGCGGATGCTCCGGCCCCGATCGTCGGCGAGGTCACGGCGTTGCGGGGCGGGACGCATCCGGCCGTGGTGTTCCGCGCCGACGGCGTCGAGCGAGAGCTCTCCGCACGGGTGGTCGTGCTGGCCGCCGGGCCGCGCTCCCGTTCGCTGCTGTACCGGCCCGAGGCGGTGCGCGTCCAGCCCTACCCCGACCGGTACGTCATGGCCGATGTCGGCACGGGCGGGCCGGAGTACGCCGTCGTGCACCTGGACCGCGAGGGTGTGCTGGAGTCGTTCCCGCTGCCGGGCGGGCAGCGCCGGTACGTCGCCCCCGCGCCATCCGGTCTGGACGATCCCACGGCACGCGCGGCCGTCCTGCGGGCGGCGCTGCACGCGCGGGGCGAGCACGCGGCGGCGGAGGAGATCGCCGCCGCCGACGGTTTCGCCATCCGCCGCACCGTCGCCCCGCGCATGCGCCGCGGCGCGCTCCTGGCCATCGGCGACGCCGCGCACGAGGTGAGCCCCATGGGCGGACAGGGCATGAACCTGGGACTGCTGGATGCGGTGACCCTGGCTCCGCTCGTCGCGCGCTGGGTGCGCTCGGGCGAGGCGCCCGATGCCGACCTGGCGCGGTGGGAGCGGCGGCGGCGGGCGTCCGCGCGCGTGTCGGGGGTCATCGCCACCATGAACACGTTCCTCGGCCGCCCGGCGTCCGCGCGCATGGACGCCGGGCGACGCACAGCGATGCGCGCGGCGCTGGCGACGCCGGCGGGGACGCTGCTCGCCCACGCCTATGCGATGGGCTTCGACCGCGACGCGTAG
- a CDS encoding VOC family protein has protein sequence MFDATSAYSGFSVDDIDAARAFYRDTLGLEVVEDEMGFLELLLESGGHVLVYAKPNHQPATFTILNFPVADIESAVDDLNSRGVVTKIYDDAEFPTDSRGIMREGGPLIAWFRDPAGNVLSVLQAEEQ, from the coding sequence ATGTTCGATGCCACGTCCGCATACAGCGGCTTCTCGGTGGATGACATCGACGCGGCGCGCGCGTTCTACCGCGACACGCTCGGGCTCGAGGTCGTCGAGGACGAGATGGGATTCCTCGAGCTCCTCCTCGAATCCGGCGGCCACGTGCTGGTGTACGCCAAGCCGAACCACCAGCCGGCGACCTTCACGATCCTGAACTTCCCGGTCGCAGACATCGAGTCGGCCGTCGACGATCTCAACTCGCGGGGCGTCGTCACGAAGATCTACGACGACGCCGAGTTCCCCACCGACTCCCGCGGCATCATGCGCGAGGGCGGGCCGCTGATCGCGTGGTTCCGCGACCCGGCGGGCAACGTCCTGTCGGTGCTGCAGGCCGAGGAGCAGTAG
- a CDS encoding methyltransferase domain-containing protein gives MNLRERDAALTELMDDPACDPELLAATYRRFGVVNRLVSGWGTVWRSTLRPYLSGLGRPARVLDLGSGGGDLAERLVALARRDALAVSVTGADPDPRAHAAAITREGSGVQFVCTDSRALVEAGERYDVVVSNHVLHHLDSESFATFTDDSRALSRGVVLHSDIARSPVAYGLYAVGITPLAPGTLLRTDGLRSIRRSYRPEELERELGDGWRVSPAAPFRVLAEARGHA, from the coding sequence ATGAACCTGCGTGAACGCGACGCCGCGCTGACGGAGCTGATGGACGATCCGGCGTGCGACCCGGAGCTGCTGGCGGCGACCTACCGGCGGTTCGGCGTGGTGAACCGCCTCGTCTCCGGATGGGGGACGGTGTGGCGGAGCACCCTGCGGCCGTATCTCAGCGGGCTGGGCCGGCCCGCGCGCGTCCTGGATCTCGGATCGGGCGGCGGCGACCTCGCCGAGCGGCTGGTCGCCCTCGCGCGGCGCGACGCACTGGCGGTCTCCGTCACCGGCGCCGACCCCGATCCGCGCGCCCACGCCGCGGCGATCACACGTGAGGGGTCGGGCGTGCAGTTCGTGTGCACCGACTCGCGCGCGCTCGTGGAGGCCGGCGAGCGGTACGACGTCGTGGTGTCCAATCATGTGCTGCATCACCTCGACTCGGAGTCGTTCGCGACCTTCACGGACGATTCGCGCGCGCTGTCGCGCGGCGTCGTGCTGCACAGCGACATCGCCCGCAGCCCCGTGGCCTACGGCCTGTACGCCGTCGGGATCACGCCGCTCGCGCCCGGCACGCTGCTGCGCACCGACGGGCTGCGCTCTATCCGCCGCAGCTACCGCCCGGAAGAACTGGAGCGAGAACTCGGAGACGGATGGCGCGTCTCGCCGGCGGCTCCCTTCCGCGTGCTCGCGGAGGCGCGCGGCCATGCCTGA
- a CDS encoding M28 family peptidase has protein sequence MSFTKRRLAAVIAAAAMVGGGGIATPAFAARDADTVETLTKAVKVNNVLRHLKHFQRIADSYGDRAAGRPGYEASVDYVVKQLERAGYAPEVQEFPFTYTEENSALSRQDPATTWAEGTDFLRNTFDSGSPEGSATGALVPVDLVTPFPADGSSTSGCEPEDFTGFPAGGIALVQRGTCDFSLKALNAENAGAAGVIVANDGRPGLVGMIGDATGLTIPAVFASSPVGEDLASTPGAIVTVTVDYFAEERTTYNVLAETGTGDDSNVVMAGAHLDSVQDGAGINDNGTGSAGLLETAIQMKRVKPTNTVRFAWWGAEEEGLLGSEYYVANLAEEQLGQIALYLNFDMIGSPNYFTGVYDGDNSGGTAEPGFIPPGSAEIEDVFEQFYTSKDLPYQDTDFSGRSDYGPFIAVGIPAGGLFTGAEEIKTEEEAARYGGLAGVAYDPCYHQPCDNLTGEGADRALYKQLERAYRHQLKGNVNRIALDVNSDALAAAVITFAFDTSMVEGADALREKAAGAPVDLDALRDRAAQ, from the coding sequence ATGTCGTTCACGAAGCGCAGACTGGCCGCCGTGATCGCGGCGGCGGCGATGGTGGGTGGGGGCGGGATCGCCACTCCGGCGTTCGCGGCCCGCGACGCCGACACCGTCGAAACCCTGACCAAAGCCGTCAAGGTCAACAACGTCCTCAGGCACCTGAAGCATTTCCAGCGGATCGCCGACTCCTACGGCGACCGCGCCGCCGGCCGCCCCGGCTACGAGGCATCCGTCGACTATGTCGTGAAGCAGCTCGAGCGGGCAGGCTACGCCCCCGAGGTGCAGGAGTTCCCCTTCACCTATACGGAGGAGAACAGCGCCCTCAGCCGCCAGGATCCGGCGACGACGTGGGCGGAGGGCACCGACTTCCTGCGCAACACGTTCGACAGCGGCAGCCCGGAGGGGTCGGCCACCGGCGCCCTCGTCCCCGTCGACCTCGTGACCCCCTTCCCGGCCGACGGCTCGAGCACGAGCGGTTGCGAACCGGAGGACTTCACCGGCTTCCCCGCCGGGGGCATCGCCCTCGTGCAACGCGGAACGTGTGACTTCTCGCTCAAGGCGCTCAACGCCGAGAACGCCGGAGCGGCGGGCGTCATCGTCGCCAACGACGGCCGTCCGGGCTTGGTCGGCATGATCGGCGACGCGACCGGCCTCACCATCCCCGCGGTGTTCGCGTCCTCCCCCGTGGGCGAGGATCTGGCGTCCACGCCCGGCGCGATCGTGACCGTCACGGTGGACTACTTCGCCGAGGAGCGCACGACGTACAACGTGCTCGCCGAGACGGGCACGGGCGATGACTCGAACGTCGTGATGGCCGGCGCGCATTTGGACAGCGTGCAGGATGGCGCGGGCATCAACGACAACGGCACCGGCAGCGCGGGCCTGCTGGAGACGGCGATCCAGATGAAGCGGGTCAAGCCCACCAACACCGTGCGGTTCGCGTGGTGGGGCGCCGAGGAGGAGGGCCTGCTCGGTTCGGAGTACTACGTCGCGAATCTCGCCGAGGAGCAGCTCGGTCAGATCGCGCTGTACCTGAACTTCGACATGATCGGCTCGCCGAACTACTTCACCGGCGTGTACGACGGTGACAACTCCGGCGGCACCGCCGAACCGGGCTTCATCCCGCCCGGCTCCGCCGAGATCGAGGACGTCTTCGAGCAGTTCTACACCTCGAAGGACCTCCCCTATCAGGACACCGATTTCTCCGGCCGCTCCGACTACGGCCCGTTCATCGCGGTCGGCATCCCCGCGGGCGGGCTGTTCACCGGCGCCGAGGAGATCAAGACCGAGGAGGAGGCGGCGCGGTACGGCGGCCTCGCCGGCGTCGCGTACGACCCGTGCTACCACCAGCCGTGCGACAACCTCACCGGTGAGGGCGCTGACCGCGCGCTCTACAAGCAGCTCGAGAGGGCCTACCGGCATCAGTTGAAGGGCAACGTCAACCGCATCGCGCTGGACGTCAACTCCGACGCCCTGGCCGCCGCCGTCATCACGTTCGCGTTCGACACGTCGATGGTGGAGGGCGCCGACGCGCTGCGCGAGAAGGCGGCCGGCGCGCCCGTCGACCTCGACGCGCTGCGCGACCGCGCGGCGCAGTAG
- a CDS encoding ATP-dependent Clp protease ATP-binding subunit, translating to MNATPQPGQEESQSALEQFGINLTDRARQGKLDPVIGRDSEIRRVSQVLTRRTKNNPVLIGEPGVGKTAVVEGLAQRIVAGDVAESLKDKELVALDISALVAGAMYRGQFEERLKSVLKEITESDGRVITFIDELHVLMGAGGGEGSVAASNMLKPMLARGELRMIGATTLDEYREFIEKDAALERRFQQVYVGEPSVEDTVAILRGLKERYEAHHKVAIADSALVAAASLSNRYIPSRQLPDKAIDLIDEAASRLRMEIDSAPLEIDELRRHVDRLKLEELALKKEKDDASKERLAALRETLAGEQARLNELQARWERERSSLNRVGDLKTRLDAARVEAERAQREGDLERASRLLYAEIPALERELMTAEREETEGERMVGDQVTEEDIAEVIAAWTGIPVGKLMQGETEKLLHLESELGKRLIGQKEAVKAVSDAIRRSRAGISDPHRPVGSFMFLGPTGVGKTELAKALAEFLFDDEHAMVRIDMSEYGEKHSVSRLVGAPPGYVGYEQGGQLTEAVRRRPYSVVLLDEIEKAHPEVFDVLLQVMDDGRLTDGQGRTVDFTNVILILTSNLGSPILIDPTLSAEQKREQVQALVRQAFKPEFINRLDDIVIFHVLSEDDLAQIVELAVDALQRRLRERRLTLAVTPDARAWLAERGYDPVFGARPLRRLIQSEIQDRLAMAILAGRVRDGDVVRVDVAADGSSLVLTSDGAPTPPDMSDDGEVIEAVLDD from the coding sequence ATGAACGCCACCCCGCAGCCCGGGCAGGAGGAGTCCCAGAGCGCCCTCGAGCAGTTCGGGATCAACCTCACCGACCGCGCCCGCCAGGGCAAGCTCGACCCCGTGATCGGTCGAGACAGCGAGATCCGGCGCGTGAGCCAGGTGCTCACCCGTCGCACGAAGAACAATCCCGTGCTCATCGGCGAGCCCGGCGTCGGCAAGACGGCCGTCGTCGAGGGGCTCGCGCAGCGGATCGTCGCCGGCGACGTCGCCGAGAGCCTCAAGGACAAGGAGCTTGTCGCGCTGGACATCTCGGCCCTCGTGGCCGGGGCGATGTACCGCGGCCAGTTCGAAGAACGCCTCAAGAGCGTGCTGAAGGAGATCACCGAATCCGACGGCCGCGTCATCACCTTCATCGACGAGCTGCACGTGCTGATGGGCGCGGGCGGCGGCGAGGGTTCGGTCGCCGCATCCAACATGCTCAAGCCGATGCTCGCGCGCGGCGAGCTGCGCATGATCGGCGCGACGACGCTCGACGAGTACCGCGAGTTCATCGAGAAGGATGCGGCGCTGGAACGCCGCTTCCAGCAGGTCTACGTGGGTGAGCCGAGCGTCGAAGACACCGTGGCGATCCTGCGCGGACTCAAGGAGCGCTACGAGGCGCACCACAAGGTCGCGATCGCCGACTCGGCGCTCGTGGCCGCAGCATCCCTCTCCAACCGGTACATCCCGTCGCGCCAGCTCCCGGACAAGGCGATCGACCTCATCGACGAGGCGGCCTCGCGTCTGCGCATGGAGATCGACTCCGCGCCGCTGGAGATCGACGAACTGCGCCGCCATGTCGACCGGCTCAAGCTCGAGGAGCTCGCGCTGAAGAAGGAGAAGGACGACGCATCCAAGGAGCGCCTCGCGGCGCTGCGCGAGACCCTCGCCGGCGAGCAGGCCCGTCTTAACGAGCTGCAGGCGCGATGGGAGCGCGAGCGCTCGTCGCTGAACCGCGTCGGTGACCTGAAGACCCGGCTGGATGCTGCGCGCGTCGAGGCCGAGCGGGCGCAGCGCGAGGGTGACCTCGAGCGCGCCTCGCGACTGCTGTACGCGGAGATCCCGGCGCTCGAGCGCGAGCTCATGACCGCCGAGCGCGAGGAGACCGAGGGTGAGCGGATGGTCGGCGACCAGGTCACCGAGGAGGACATCGCCGAGGTCATCGCGGCGTGGACCGGCATCCCCGTCGGCAAGCTCATGCAGGGCGAGACGGAGAAGCTCCTGCACCTCGAGTCCGAGCTCGGCAAGCGCCTGATCGGGCAGAAGGAGGCCGTCAAGGCCGTCTCGGACGCGATCCGCCGCTCGCGCGCGGGCATCAGCGACCCGCACCGTCCGGTCGGCTCGTTCATGTTCCTCGGCCCCACGGGTGTGGGCAAGACAGAGCTGGCCAAGGCCCTCGCGGAGTTCCTCTTCGACGACGAGCACGCCATGGTCCGGATCGACATGTCGGAGTACGGCGAGAAGCACTCGGTGTCGCGCCTGGTCGGCGCCCCTCCCGGGTACGTGGGTTACGAGCAGGGCGGTCAGCTGACCGAGGCCGTGCGCCGGCGCCCGTACAGCGTCGTCCTCCTCGACGAGATCGAGAAGGCCCACCCCGAGGTCTTCGACGTGCTCCTGCAGGTCATGGACGACGGCCGCCTGACCGACGGCCAAGGCCGCACGGTCGACTTCACGAACGTCATCCTGATCCTCACGTCCAACCTGGGCTCGCCGATCCTGATCGACCCGACGCTGTCGGCCGAGCAGAAGCGCGAGCAGGTGCAGGCGCTGGTGCGGCAGGCGTTCAAGCCGGAGTTCATCAACCGCCTCGACGACATCGTGATCTTCCACGTGCTCAGCGAGGACGACCTCGCCCAGATCGTCGAGCTCGCCGTCGACGCCCTGCAGCGGCGCCTGCGCGAGCGCCGGCTCACCCTCGCGGTGACCCCCGACGCGCGGGCCTGGCTGGCCGAACGCGGATACGACCCGGTGTTCGGCGCGCGTCCGCTGCGCCGCCTCATCCAGTCGGAGATCCAGGACCGCCTCGCCATGGCGATCCTCGCCGGGCGCGTGCGCGACGGTGACGTCGTGCGGGTGGATGTCGCCGCCGACGGGTCGAGCCTCGTGCTCACCTCCGACGGTGCGCCCACGCCGCCCGACATGTCCGACGACGGCGAGGTGATCGAAGCCGTCCTGGACGACTGA
- a CDS encoding UbiA family prenyltransferase, producing MRVIRALWGSTHPGPTLVVTALSLALGLAAGLEPWRLVLLVVAVFSGQVSVGLSNDAIDAARDEAVGRRDKPIAAGVVSAGGALGVAVGAVVVALVLSAPLGAGMLAAHAVALAAAWAYNAGLKATPFSIVPFVLSFGLFPSFATLSLPGGAPAPAWAGIAGAALGAAVHLTNVLPDLDDDRATGIRGLPHRLGARVSAVVAAAGVVVGALSVLVGSSAGELGDVPVVGWIFFAAAAATAAATGVRVLVRPPDRTVFRLVMLAALLLAAQLVATGGALTA from the coding sequence ATGCGGGTGATTCGGGCCCTGTGGGGTTCCACGCATCCCGGTCCGACCCTCGTCGTCACGGCACTGTCGCTCGCGCTCGGCCTGGCTGCCGGGCTGGAGCCGTGGCGTCTCGTGCTGCTGGTGGTCGCCGTCTTCAGCGGGCAGGTCTCGGTCGGTCTGTCCAACGACGCGATCGATGCCGCACGCGATGAGGCGGTCGGGCGTCGCGACAAGCCCATCGCCGCCGGCGTCGTCTCCGCCGGCGGCGCGCTCGGGGTCGCGGTGGGCGCGGTCGTCGTCGCCCTCGTCCTGTCCGCACCGCTGGGGGCGGGGATGCTGGCCGCCCACGCGGTCGCGCTGGCCGCGGCGTGGGCGTACAACGCCGGACTCAAGGCCACGCCGTTCTCGATCGTCCCGTTCGTGCTGAGCTTCGGGCTCTTCCCGTCCTTCGCGACGCTGTCGCTGCCCGGCGGCGCTCCCGCGCCGGCGTGGGCGGGCATCGCGGGGGCGGCACTGGGCGCCGCCGTGCACCTGACCAACGTGCTCCCCGACCTGGACGATGACCGGGCCACCGGCATCCGCGGCCTGCCGCACCGCCTGGGTGCGCGCGTCAGCGCCGTCGTCGCGGCGGCGGGCGTCGTCGTCGGGGCGCTTTCCGTTCTCGTGGGCTCCTCCGCCGGGGAGCTGGGGGACGTGCCCGTCGTCGGCTGGATCTTCTTCGCCGCGGCCGCCGCGACGGCCGCCGCGACCGGCGTCCGGGTGCTCGTGCGTCCGCCCGACCGCACGGTGTTCCGTCTCGTGATGCTCGCCGCCCTCCTGCTGGCCGCTCAGCTCGTCGCCACCGGCGGCGCGCTCACGGCATAG
- a CDS encoding type III polyketide synthase: protein MTASILGFGTALPPTRLAQDEVREIMAAQPDIDRRARRIITAAFAASAIETRHTVLAELGGEASGLHVQSEGRLLSPTTRARNDEFRRAAPPLLAAAGLAALASADVDPAEVTHVITVSCTGLFAPGPDALLVRDLGLNPSVERDHLGFIGCAAAMPALRMAARIVAATPDAVVLIAAVELCSLHIRSSDDPEQIVAASVFADGAAAAVVSGDPARGRSRRLELGAFATRLSDEGERDMMWIVGDAGFEMTLTAEVPRIIGRQVRGIVDDVFGGPDAVDAWAVHPGGRSILDRVESGLGLAPDALAASRQVLRDYGNMSSATLLFILRAILEDDTRPDGQRIGAMAFGPGLTVESARMTVRDAAAPQHPAEARQPAFAAR, encoded by the coding sequence ATGACCGCCAGCATCCTCGGCTTCGGAACCGCTCTGCCTCCGACGCGTCTCGCTCAGGACGAGGTGCGCGAGATCATGGCCGCACAGCCCGACATCGACCGGCGTGCCCGGCGGATCATCACCGCCGCGTTCGCCGCATCCGCCATCGAGACGCGCCACACGGTACTGGCCGAGCTCGGCGGCGAGGCGTCCGGGCTGCACGTGCAGTCAGAGGGCCGCCTGCTCTCCCCCACCACGCGCGCCCGCAACGACGAATTCCGCCGCGCCGCGCCGCCGCTGCTGGCCGCCGCCGGGCTCGCGGCGCTCGCCTCCGCCGACGTCGACCCGGCCGAGGTGACGCACGTCATCACCGTGTCGTGCACCGGACTGTTCGCCCCCGGTCCCGACGCGCTGCTCGTCCGCGACCTCGGCCTGAACCCGTCCGTCGAACGCGACCACCTCGGCTTCATCGGGTGCGCGGCCGCCATGCCGGCACTGCGGATGGCCGCGCGCATCGTCGCCGCCACTCCGGATGCGGTCGTCCTCATCGCCGCCGTCGAACTGTGCTCGCTGCACATCCGCAGCTCCGACGACCCCGAGCAGATCGTGGCCGCCTCCGTCTTCGCCGACGGCGCCGCAGCCGCCGTCGTCTCCGGCGACCCGGCGCGCGGCCGAAGCCGGCGCCTCGAGCTGGGCGCATTCGCGACGCGCCTGAGCGATGAGGGCGAGCGGGACATGATGTGGATCGTCGGCGACGCCGGATTCGAGATGACCCTCACCGCGGAGGTCCCCCGCATCATCGGACGCCAGGTCCGCGGCATCGTCGACGACGTCTTCGGGGGGCCGGATGCGGTGGACGCATGGGCCGTGCACCCCGGCGGCCGCAGCATCCTCGACCGCGTCGAGAGCGGCCTCGGCCTCGCCCCCGACGCTCTGGCGGCTTCGCGTCAGGTGCTGCGCGACTACGGCAACATGTCCAGCGCGACGCTGCTGTTCATCCTGCGGGCGATCCTCGAGGACGACACCCGGCCCGACGGCCAGCGCATCGGGGCGATGGCGTTCGGCCCCGGCCTCACGGTGGAATCGGCCCGCATGACGGTGCGGGATGCGGCGGCCCCGCAGCACCCCGCGGAAGCTCGGCAGCCCGCCTTCGCGGCGCGATGA